A single Populus nigra chromosome 13, ddPopNigr1.1, whole genome shotgun sequence DNA region contains:
- the LOC133670775 gene encoding uncharacterized protein LOC133670775, with amino-acid sequence MEDKLKPELKEKVSNIFQDFLTRITKLEELAGIGSRLLNGYQQALEFLRRPPIDETSQLIKNIIKANETKRVKSYIEAGCINVHDSIQKTNKLHTCLLGLHNHLSKAKSLLNELEHLLEDLSGAIQTANGCLPPLKNEDCGDQLYQQITTDQSSFELGELEMTNYAVLMGIIYSMVKQDYVMQERIVNSLNLKSLSGELESYCVMWSLRPFIMDEVMHHAWRLIP; translated from the exons ATGGAAGACAAATTAAAACCTGAACTGAAAGAGAAGGTTTccaatatttttcaagatttcttGACCAG GATCACAAAACTTGAGGAACTTGCAGGTATTGGAAGCAGATTACTCAATGGCTATCAGCAAGCGCTTG AATTTCTTCGACGGCCTCCAATAGACGAGACATCTCAGCTAATAAAGAATATTATCAAAGCAAATGAAACAAAAAGGGTTAAATCTTATATTGAAGCTGGTTGTATTAATGTTCATGATAGCATACAAAAGACAAACAAGT TGCATACATGCCTACTCGGACTTCATAACCATTTAAGCAAAG CCAAGAGCTTACTAAATGAACTTGAACATCTCTTGGAGGATTTATCTGGTGCAATTCAAACTGCCAATGGATGTTTACCACCTTTGAAGAATGAAGATTGCGGGGACCAATTGTATCAACAAATAACTACTGACCAG TCATCATTCGAACTCGGAGAACTTGAAATGACAAATTATGCCGTGTTGATGGGGATCATTTACAGTATGGTAAAGCAAGACTATGTAATGCAG GAGAGGATTGTTAATTCATTAAATCTCAAATCATTGTCTGGAGAACTAGAGAGCTATTGTGTAATGTGGTCCTTGCGTCCTTTTATCATGGATGAAGTTATGCATCATGCCTGGAGACTGATTCCTTAG
- the LOC133670682 gene encoding UDP-glucose 6-dehydrogenase 4, with the protein MVKICCIGAGYVGGPTMAVIALKCPDIEVVVVDISEPRIAAWNSDQLPIYEPGLDDVVKQRRGKNIFFSTDVEKHVAEADIVFVSVNTPTKTQGLGAGKAADLTYWESAARTIADVSKSDKIVVEKSTVPVKTAEAIEKILTHNSKGIKFQILSNPEFLAEGTAIEDLFQPDRVLIGGRETPEGQKAIQALKSVYAHWVPEDRILTTNLWSAELSKLAANAFLAQRISSVNAMSALCEATGADVAEVSYAIGKDSRIGPKFLSSSVGFGGSCFQKDILNLVYICECNGLPEVAEYWKQVIKINDYQKSRFVNRVVSSMFNTVSQKKIAILGFAFKKDTGDTRETPAIDVCKGLLGDKAILNIYDPQVTEDQIQRDLIMKKFDWDHPLHLQPKSPKSAVKQVTVTWDAYEATKGAHGICILTEWDEFRTLDYKKIFDNMQKPAFVFDGRNVVNADELRGIGFIVYSIGKPLDAWLKDMPAIA; encoded by the coding sequence ATGGTGAAGATCTGTTGCATTGGAGCAGGGTATGTAGGTGGGCCTACAATGGCTGTCATTGCACTCAAGTGCCCGGATATTGAGGTGGTGGTTGTTGACATCTCTGAACCTAGGATTGCAGCCTGGAACAGTGACCAGCTCCCCATCTATGAGCCAGGCCTTGATGATGTGGTGAAGCAGCGAAGAGGCAAGAACATCTTCTTCAGCACCGATGTGGAGAAGCATGTTGCAGAGGCTGATATAGTTTTTGTTTCAGTCAACACCCCAACTAAAACTCAGGGTCTTGGAGCTGGTAAAGCTGCAGATCTGACATACTGGGAGAGTGCTGCACGTACGATTGCTGATGTGTCCAAATCTGACAAAATAGTTGTTGAGAAATCAACAGTCCCAGTTAAGACTGCTGAGGCTATTGAAAAGATTTTGACCCATAACAGTAAAGGGATCAAATTCCAGATCCTCTCAAACCCTGAGTTCCTTGCAGAAGGAACTGCAATCGAAGATCTGTTTCAACCTGATCGTGTCCTCATTGGAGGAAGGGAAACCCCAGAAGGCCAGAAGGCAATCCAAGCATTGAAGAGTGTCTACGCTCACTGGGTTCCCGAAGACCGCATCCTAACCACTAACCTTTGGTCTGCAGAGCTGTCCAAGCTTGCTGCCAATGCCTTCCTGGCCCAAAGGATTTCCTCTGTTAATGCCATGTCAGCACTCTGCGAGGCAACTGGGGCCGATGTTGCTGAGGTGTCCTATGCTATTGGCAAGGATTCAAGGATTGGTCCCAAGTTCTTGAGTTCTAGTGTTGGTTTTGGTGGGTCCTGCTTCCAGAAGGATATTCTGAATCTCGTTTACATATGTGAGTGCAATGGCCTTCCGGAGGTAGCAGAGTACTGGAAACAAGTTATCAAGATCAATGATTACCAGAAGAGCCGATTCGTGAACCGTGTTGTTTCCTCTATGTTTAACACGGTTTCTCAAAAGAAGATTGCCATTTTAGGGTTCGCTTTCAAGAAGGATACTGGCGACACAAGGGAGACCCCTGCCATTGATGTGTGCAAGGGGCTGTTGGGAGACAAGGCTATCTTGAACATCTATGATCCACAGGTCACAGAAGACCAGATTCAGAGGGATCTCATCATGAAAAAGTTTGATTGGGATCATCCTCTCCATCTCCAGCCAAAGAGTCCCAAATCTGCTGTTAAGCAAGTGACTGTTACTTGGGATGCCTATGAGGCAACAAAGGGAGCCCACGGCATTTGCATCTTGACGGAGTGGGATGAATTCAGGACTCTCGATTACAAGAAGATATTTGACAACATGCAGAAACCAGCTTTTGTGTTCGATGGAAGGAATGTAGTGAATGCGGACGAGCTGAGGGGGATTGGATTTATTGTGTACTCAATCGGTAAGCCACTGGATGCATGGCTCAAGGACATGCCTGCTATTGCATAA
- the LOC133670969 gene encoding pentatricopeptide repeat-containing protein At4g37170, with protein sequence MTRFLANLKPSHSSSVFNHYLKIIAFPYSCQTTQPFQPKTFFKSNTKDTSLVPHLCNQKRFDEAIHILCQQNRLKEALQILHQLDKPSASVYSTLIQSCIKSRLLQPGKKVHQHIKLSGFVPGLFILNRLLEMYAKCDSLMDSQKLFDEMPERDLCSWNILISGYAKMGLLQEAKSLFDKMPERDNFSWTAMISGYVRHDRPNEALELFRMMKRSDNSKSNKFTVSSALAAAAAVPCLRIGKEIHGYIMRTGLDSDEVVWSALSDMYGKCGSIEEARHIFDKMVDRDIVTWTAMIDRYFQDGRRKEGFDLFADLLRSGIRPNEFTFSGVLNACVNQTSEELGKKVHGYMTRVGFDPFSFAASALVHMYSKCGNMVSAERVFKETPQPDLFSWTSLIAGYAQNGQPDEAIRYFELLVKSGTQPDHITFVGVLSACAHAGLVDKGLDYFHSIKEQYGLTHTADHYACIIDLLARSGQFDEAENIISKMSMKPDKFLWASLLGGCRIHGNLKLAQRAAEALFEIEPENPATYVTLANIYATAGMWSEVAKIRKTMDDRGVVKKPGLSWIAIKRDVHVFLVGDDSHPKSKEINEFLGKLSKRMKEEGFVPDTNFVLHDVEDEQKEQNLSYHSEKLAVAFGIISTPEGTPIKVFKNLRTCVDCHTAIKFISKITNRKIIVRDSNRFHFFEDGHCSCRDYW encoded by the coding sequence ATGACAAGATTTCTTGCAAACCTCAAGCCCTCTCATTCTTCCTCTGTCTTTAACCACTACCTCAAAATCATTGCATTTCCTTATTCTTGTCAAACCACTCAGCCTTTTCAACCAAAAACCTTCTTCAAATCAAACACGAAAGATACCTCCCTAGTACCTCACTTGTGCAATCAAAAGAGGTTCGATGAAGCCATTCATATTTTATGCCAACAAAACCGCTTAAAAGAAGCTTTACAAATTCTCCACCAACTCGACAAACCCTCTGCTTCTGTTTACTCGACTCTTATTCAATCTTGCATTAAAAGTCGGCTTCTCCAACCAGGCAAAAAAGTCCATCAACACATCAAGCTATCTGGGTTTGTACCCGGTTTGTTCATTTTAAATCGGCTTCTTGAAATGTATGCAAAATGTGATAGTTTGATGGATTCCCAGAAGTTGTTTGACGAAATGCCTGAAAGGGATTTGTGTTCAtggaatattttgatttctggGTATGCAAAAATGGGTTTACTCCAAGAAGCGAAAAGCCTGTTTGATAAAATGCCTGAAAGAGATAATTTTTCTTGGACCGCGATGATTTCTGGGTACGTCCGTCATGATAGGCCTAATGAGGCTTTAGAGCTGTTTAGAATGATGAAGAGAAGTGATAATTCCAAGTCGAATAAGTTTACAGTTTCCAGTGCTCTTGCTGCTGCGGCAGCTGTTCCGTGTTTGAGGATTGGGAAAGAGATTCATGGCTATATAATGAGAACAGGGTTGGATTCTGACGAGGTAGTTTGGAGCGCCTTGTCTGATATGTATGGTAAATGTGGGAGCATAGAGGAAGCAAGGCACATTTTTGACAAGATGGTGGATAGAGATATTGTTACTTGGACGGCAATGATTGATAGGTACTTTCAGGATGGGAGGAGAAAAGAGGGATTCGATTTGTTTGCTGACTTACTGAGGTCGGGTATCAGGCCTAACGAGTTCACTTTTTCTGGGGTTTTAAATGCTTGTGTTAATCAGACTTCAGAGGAGCTTGGTAAGAAGGTTCATGGTTACATGACTAGAGTTGGGTTTGACCCATTCTCCTTTGCGGCAAGTGCTCTTGTTCACATGTATTCTAAGTGCGGAAATATGGTGAGCGCAGAAAGGGTGTTTAAAGAAACGCCCCAGCCAGATTTGTTTTCATGGACTTCATTGATTGCTGGGTATGCTCAAAATGGCCAACCTGATGAGGCTATTCGGTATTTTGAGCTGCTAGTAAAGTCAGGGACACAACCTGATCACATAACTTTTGTTGGCGTTCTATCTGCTTGTGCTCATGCTGGATTAGTTGATAAAGGGCTTGATTACTTTCACTCAATAAAAGAGCAATATGGGTTAACTCATACTGCTGATCATTATGCTTGTATAATTGATTTACTGGCCCGATCTGGCCAATTTGACGAAGCTGAGAATATCATAAGTAAAATGTCAATGAAGCCTGATAAGTTTCTGTGGGCTTCCTTGCTAGGTGGTTGTAGAATTCATGGAAATCTTAAATTGGCACAAAGGGCAGCAGAAGCATTATTTGAGATTGAGCCTGAAAATCCTGCTACATATGTTACGCTGGCCAACATATATGCCACGGCTGGTATGTGGAGTGAAGTAGCGAAGATCAGAAAGACCATGGATGACCGAGGAGTGGTGAAGAAACCAGGTTTAAGTTGGATTGCGATTAAGAGGGATGTGCATGTATTCTTAGTAGGAGATGATTCACACCCGAAATCCAAAGAAATAAATGAGTTTTTGGGGAAGCTGTCCAAAAGGATGAAGGAAGAAGGGTTTGTTCCTGACACAAATTTTGTGTTGCATGATGTGGAGGACGAACAGAAGGAACAAAACCTCTCTTACCATAGTGAGAAGCTTGCTGTAGCTTTTGGAATTATTTCAACTCCAGAAGGAACACCGATCAAGgtttttaagaatttaagaaCGTGTGTAGACTGCCACACTGCAATTAAATTTATCTCAAAGATcacaaatagaaaaataattgtgaGGGATTCGAATCGGTTCCATTTTTTTGAGGATGGACACTGCTCATGTAGAGACTATTGGTGA
- the LOC133670962 gene encoding uncharacterized protein LOC133670962 has protein sequence MIHKRAFSDDNLYEFACKHPRQMEHIDQLAPIFPLDSGHQKHLVSGDDSFRKCQEVGRSASDLFSECSNGTSKGFETGDNGCFPHFLWIGNGILEADNLSFFPEYFDHGHQLRALLEPEEACSSLDYPFQKQVSVGPEHQAYVPEWDSQGSSTSLNQLDDSNLQVACAHSSSSGVIINGGYEENLMGTCILPMPDLEASSNYCYEATNHDCACPDAGSIRCIKQHVSEARLKLRENLGEEIFEGLGFCDMGEVVANKWTDEEEQAFHEVVLSNPVSLGKNFWDHLSATFPSRTKKELVSYYFNVFMLQKRAEQNRFDPLNIDSDDDEWQKIEGETVEEDEDSAVESLTGQDSSAYCQEDHAEKFNEYVEDEDEAVASKDGVDNVVTDAEYEGDVDDFSGAHVGIYHGCVGDLGPKHFNGISGTNTDDCDVQDDSCTSYEHHRDSIDCYGPRDMGTDGRHSSQD, from the exons atgattcacAAACGTGCTTTTTCTGATGATAATTTGTATGAGTTTGCTTGTAAGCACCCCAGACAAATGGAGCACATTGATCAGCTTGCTCCTATTTTCCCACTTGACAGTGGGCACCAGAAACATCTTGTTTCAG GTGATGACAGTTTTAGAAAGTGTCAAGAAGTAGGGAGGTCTGCAAGTGACTTGTTCAGTGAATGTTCAAATGGGACTAGCAAGGGATTTGAAACTGGTGATAATGGTTGTTTCCCCCACTTTTTGTGGATCGGCAATGGGATTCTTGAAGCCGATAATTTATCTTTCTTCCCAGAATATTTTGATCATGGGCACCAGCTCAGGGCTTTACTTGAGCCTGAAGAGGCCTGCTCATCTCTTGATTACCCTTTTCAGAAGCAGGTTTCTGTTGGACCAGAGCATCAAGCTTATGTCCCAGAGTGGGACTCCCAGGGTTCAAGCACCTCCCTGAACCAGCTAGATGACTCTAACCTTCAAGTTGCATGTGCACATTCTTCTAGCTCAGGTGTCATAATTAATGGTGGTTACGAGGAGAACCTGATGGGTACTTGTATCCTTCCCATGCCTGACCTGGAAGCATCTTCAAATTACTGCTATGAAGCCACCAATCATGACTGTGCATGCCCTGATGCAGGTTCTATCAGATGCATAAAACAACATGTCTCAGAAGCTAGGCTGAAACTTAGAGAGAACCTTGGGGAGGAGATATTCGAGGGGTTGGGGTTCTGTGATATGGGAGAGGTGGTTGCAAATAAATGGACTGACGAGGAAGAGCAAGCCTTCCATGAGGTGGTCTTATCTAATCCTGTTTCTTTGGGAAAAAACTTTTGGGACCATCTGTCAGCAACATTCCCTTCCCGAACAAAGAAGGAGCTTGTCAGttattatttcaatgtattCATGCTCCAGAAACGTGCTGAGCAGAACAGGTTTGACCCTCTAAATATTGACAGCGATGATGATGAGTGGCAAAAAATTGAGGGTGAAACAGTAGAGGAAGATGAGGATTCTGCGGTGGAATCTCTGACTGGTCAGGATTCCTCTGCTTACTGTCAAGAGGATCATGCCGAGAAGTTCAATGAATATGTTGAGGATGAGGATGAAGCTGTTGCTTCTAAAGATGGTGTTGATAATGTGGTAACTGATGCGGAGTATGAGGGAGATGTAGATGATTTTTCAGGAGCACATGTTGGGATTTACCATGGTTGTGTTGGTGACCTTGGACCTAAACATTTCAATGGAATTTCTGGGACCAACACAGATGATTGTGATGTTCAAGATGATTCATGCACATCATATGAGCATCATCGAGACAGCATTGATTGCTATGGTCCCCGTGATATGGGAACTGATGGGAGACACTCCAGTCAAGATTAA
- the LOC133670610 gene encoding UDP-glycosyltransferase 83A1-like, giving the protein MLHEELSSEIAQGVNPTNKKMGNPHIVVIPYPAQGHVIPFMELSQCLAKQGFKITFVNTEYNHKRVLKALGENNYLGSEISLVSIPDGLEPWEDRNELGKLTKAIFQVMPGKLQQLINRINMSGEERITGIITDWSMGWALEVAEKMNIRRAIFWPASTAVLCSMLSISKLRNDGIIDNDGTPLKNQTIQLAPKMPVMDTANFAWACLRDFTTQKIIFDLMVKTIETVKVEDWIVSNSAYDLEPGAFSFAPNIIPIGPRLASNRLGDQQGYFWPEDSTCLKWLDQQPPNSVVYIAFGSFTVFDQTQFQELALGLELSNRPFLWVVRPDITAETNDAYPEEFQERVANRGQIVGWAPQQKVLSHPSVLCFLSHCGWNSTMEGVSNGVPFLCWPYFADQFLNETYICDVWKVGLKLDKNQSGIVTREEIKNKVEKVVGDEKFKARALELKRLAMQNVGEGGCSSNNFKNFVEWMKA; this is encoded by the exons ATGCTGCATGAAGAATTATCTTCTGAAATTGCCCAAGGTGTAAATCCTACGAACAAAAAAATGGGCAACCCACATATCGTAGTCATACCTTATCCAGCACAAGGCCATGTGATTCCCTTCATGGAACTCTCACAATGCCTCGCAAAACAAGGATTCAAAATCACGTTTGTGAACACAGAGTATAATCATAAGAGGGTCTTGAAAGCTTTGGGAGAGAACAATTATCTTGGGAGTGAAATTAGTCTCGTGTCAATCCCTGATGGTTTAGAACCTTGGGAGGATAGAAATGAACTAGGAAAGTTAACTAAAGCAATTTTTCAGGTCATGCCAGGGAAGCTACAGCAGCTCATAAACAGGATCAATATGTCAGGAGAAGAAAGAATTACTGGTATCATTACTGATTGGTCAATGGGCTGGGCTCTAGAAGTAGCAGAGAAGATGAATATCCGCCGTGCTATCTTTTGGCCTGCCTCAACTGCCGTACTGTGCTCTATGCTTAGTATTTCAAAGTTACGAAATGATGGAATCATTGACAATGATG GCACTCCACTAAAGAACCAGACAATTCAGTTGGCACCAAAAATGCCAGTGATGGACACTGCAAATTTTGCATGGGCTTGCCTTCGTGACTTTACCACacagaaaattatttttgatctCATGGTTAAAACCATTGAGACAGTGAAAGTGGAAGACTGGATAGTTTCTAACTCAGCATATGACCTTGAGCCTGGAGCTTTCTCTTTCGCCCCAAACATAATACCTATAGGACCGCGTTTGGCAAGCAATCGGCTAGGAGATCAACAAGGATACTTCTGGCCAGAAGATTCAACATGTTTGAAATGGCTGGACCAACAGCCGCCCAACTCAGTTGTTTACATTGCATTTGGTAGCTTTACTGTTTTtgaccaaacacaatttcaagAGTTAGCTCTAGGTCTTGAGCTATCCAATAGGCCGTTCTTGTGGGTTGTCAGGCCAGATATTACAGCGGAGACAAATGATGCTTATCCAGAAGAATTTCAAGAGAGGGTAGCCAACCGTGGGCAGATCGTTGGTTGGGCTCCTCAACAGAAAGTACTTAGTCACCCTTCTGTTTTGTGCTTCTTGAGCCACTGTGGGTGGAACTCCACCATGGAGGGTGTAAGCAATGGGGTACCTTTCTTGTGTTGGCCATATTTTGCTGACCAATTTCTTAACGAGACGTACATTTGTGATGTTTGGAAGGTGGGATTGAAGCTGGACAAAAACCAAAGTGGGATCGTCACAAGGGAAGAAATAAAGAATAAGGTGGAGAAGGTTGTTGGTGATGAAAAATTCAAGGCAAGAGCTTTAGAACTCAAAAGATTGGCCATGCAGAATGTTGGAGAAGGTGGTTGCTCAAGCAATAATTTCAAGAATTTCGTTGAATGGATGAAGGCATGA
- the LOC133670906 gene encoding uncharacterized protein LOC133670906, protein MKKNQEKVHVCKLCKKSFLTGKMLGGHMKIHGARKSIKEYVKFESNNMGSECHSLREQPKKSWKFSGLNHDGSVSMQETAKCRVCGKEFRSPKSLHGHMRHHSAKERKGVYCEECGRGFLSLKSLSNHMRLHHKKSRISSSVPNLVVMALSATETVNLVRRKRSSRMRYKITPNSSFSRSNESVSGFDIEQEVEEVAITLIMMSRGECNGFDSLCQSKRIERGEGYHGFDGNGFVRPKKTGEDYLDSCDLDYKIRISGGEGDIGMGYGEANQVRLEVPMESFHKDVESKSPQLDDESGVEFCGIEIKKGGHSELITNCTVAESSLDLMGGVGLDVARLGFQKSIPINQANFDASDAEMGQDARLQMVVATDSDITESPSKKGDFRCRICNRNFISYQSLGGHQTFHRKSSIGLKVDSCKRDIQAIFSPETKVTGKLVKIECIQESVKQETDGVIVKDCESKEGKEHKCPVCFKVFLSGQALGGHKRAHFPKAREEQNIAVNREVSDICNVFTINVPYTVAPEVSNDVRCESWWPANSHKHEPLVGLIAN, encoded by the coding sequence ATGAAGAAGAATCAAGAAAAGGTGCACGTATGCAAGTTATGCAAGAAGAGTTTCTTGACCGGGAAAATGTTGGGTGGTCACATGAAGATTCATGGAgctagaaaatcaattaaagaaTATGTCAAGTTTGAAAGCAACAACATGGGTTCTGAATGTCATAGCCTAAGAGAACAGCCCAAGAAATCTTGGAAATTCTCAGGCTTGAATCATGATGGTAGTGTTTCAATGCAAGAAACAGCGAAATGTAGAGTCTGTGGCAAAGAATTTAGGTCACCAAAATCCCTCCATGGCCACATGAGGCATCACTCTgctaaagaaaggaaaggagtTTACTGCGAAGAATGTGGCAGAGGGTTTCTGTCATTAAAATCTCTAAGCAATCACATGAGGCTGCATCATAAGAAGTCGAGGATCTCAAGTTCAGTGCCTAATCTGGTTGTTATGGCCTTATCTGCTACTGAGACTGTGAATCTTGTGAGAAGAAAGCGATCTAGCAGAATGAGGTACAAGATTACTCccaattcttctttttctagaTCGAATGAATCTGTATCTGGTTTTGATATTGAGCAAGAAGTTGAGGAGGTGGCTATTACATTGATTATGATGTCTAGGGGTGAATGTAATGGGTTTGATTCATTGTGTCAAAGTAAGAGAATTGAGAGAGGTGAGGGTTATCATGGTTTTGATGGTAATGGATTTGTAAGGCCAAAGAAAACCGGAGAGGATTATTTAGATTCTTGTGATTTGGATTATAAAATTAGGATATCTGGTGGTGAAGGTGATATTGGAATGGGATATGGTGAGGCAAATCAAGTTAGATTGGAAGTTCCCATGGAGAGTTTTCATAAGGATGTTGAATCCAAGAGCCCTCAATTGGATGACGAATCAGGAGTTGAATTCTGTGGTATTGAGATAAAGAAGGGAGGTCACAGTGAATTGATTACCAATTGCACTGTAGCTGAATCAAGTCTGGATCTGATGGGAGGAGTTGGATTGGATGTTGCTCGTTTGGGATTTCAGAAATCTATTCCAATCAATCAAGCAAACTTTGATGCTTCTGATGCGGAAATGGGACAGGATGCTCGCCTTCAGATGGTGGTAGCTACAGATTCTGATATCACGGAAAGTCCAAGCAAAAAAGGTGATTTCAGGTGCAGAATCTGCAATAGAAACTTCATCAGTTATCAGTCACTTGGGGGTCACCAAACATTCCATAGAAAGAGCTCCATAGGGTTGAAGGTTGATAGCTGCAAAAGGGATATCCAGGCTATTTTTTCTCCTGAAACTAAGGTTACAGGAAAACTTGTCAAGATTGAATGTATTCAGGAATCAGTGAAGCAGGAAACTGATGGAGTCATTGTAAAAGATTGCGAGTCAAAGGAGGGTAAGGAGCACAAATGCCCAGTCTGCTTTAAAGTTTTTCTTTCCGGCCAAGCTTTGGGAGGTCACAAAAGGGCTCATTTTCCTAAAGCCAGAGAAGAACAGAACATTGCAGTGAACCGAGAGGTTTCTGATATCTGTAATGTTTTCACTATTAATGTCCCATACACGGTTGCTCCAGAGGTCAGTAATGATGTTCGGTGTGAGTCATGGTGGCCTGCCAATTCCCACAAGCATGAGCCACTGGTGGGTCTTATAGCCAACTAA
- the LOC133670736 gene encoding uncharacterized protein LOC133670736: MEYAAAAYPQMHQNQNANPNPPQQQPQPQPISTSLYSSYYYPPAAAVAADPQNQHITTQFYTTDPTTSLTPPGVESYTNYPHLAYCFDPNSNTWVAKEAVRQYGSAPAAFPAPVSNTIPPNGTEQLAVSHLDSTLWANLTFLAQGNSNQKKQQKKTQQKKMKVVQSAYCEVCKVDCNSKDVLDQHKLGKKHKKNLEKLQAAAAGCSVSAGSNNPVIGPQENPSKSENGNGQKSKKKAAEPLEDLDSKRRRILEGGAAADAVRVCSFCNVVCNSDTVFNSHLAGQKHAAMLKKLAGIRMATAI; the protein is encoded by the exons ATGGAGTACGCAGCAGCAGCATATCCTCAAatgcatcaaaatcaaaatgcaaaccCTAACCCACCGCAGCAACAGCCACAGCCACAGCCAATCTCTACTTCTTTATactcttcttattattatcctcctgctgctgctgttgctgctgaTCCCCAAAACCAGCACATTACTACTCAATTCTACACCACTGACCCCACTACCAGTCTTACACCTCCTGGGGTTGAATCCTACACTAACTACCCACATCTTGCCTACTGTTTCGATCCCAATTCCAATACTTGGGTTGCTAAGGAAGCTGTTCGGCAATATGGGTCTGCTCCTGCTGCCTTTCCTGCCCCTGTT AGCAACACTATACCTCCAAATGGCACAGAGCAGTTGGCCGTTTCACATCTGGACTCAACTTTGTGGGCCAATCTTACATTTCTTGCCCAAGGAAATAGCAATCAGAAGAAGCAAcagaaaaaaacacagcaaaagaaaatgaaggttGTTCAATCTGCATATTGTGAAGTTTGTAAGGTGGACTGCAACAGCAAGGATGTACTTGACCAGCATAAACTAGGAAAGAAGCATAAGAAAAACTTGGAGAAATTACAAGCAGCTGCTGCTGGCTGCAGTGTCTCAGCAGGATCAAATAATCCAGTTATTGGGCCACAAGAAAACCCCAGTAAGAGTGAAAATGGAAATGGGCAAAAGAGTAAGAAGAAGGCCGCCGAACCGTTGGAAGATTTGGATTCGAAGAGAAGAAGAATTCTTGAGGGTGGAGCAGCAGCAGATGCAGTCAGGGTATGTTCGTTTTGTAATGTGGTGTGCAACAGTGATACAGTGTTCAATTCTCATCTTGCTGGACAAAAGCATGCTGCTATGCTGAAAAAGCTTGCTGGAATAAGAATGGCCACTGCcatataa